In Microbacterium sp. 1.5R, the following are encoded in one genomic region:
- a CDS encoding nucleotidyltransferase domain-containing protein, with protein sequence MAGSTARGERTPSSDIDLLLLGDRLFAVEEQTSEASTHEFEGEIFEVFAYTPAGFDEWADRGVAQHRPVTVHMLVEGIAIRDDGRLSALRARWRSVLDDGPSLSAKESAFRRYVITDVLDDLRDATDALEQQVEATVLFERMAELMLLSEGRWTATGKWLPRRLRSLSRERADLLSTPLLARDYAAFAARVEDELIRAGGRVQSGFVR encoded by the coding sequence GTGGCGGGGAGCACCGCGCGCGGTGAGCGGACGCCATCGAGCGACATCGATCTGCTGCTTCTCGGCGACCGCCTCTTCGCGGTCGAGGAGCAGACGAGTGAGGCCTCGACGCACGAGTTCGAGGGCGAGATCTTCGAGGTCTTCGCATACACCCCGGCGGGATTCGACGAGTGGGCCGACCGCGGCGTCGCACAGCATCGACCGGTGACGGTGCACATGCTCGTCGAAGGCATCGCGATCCGAGACGACGGTCGCCTCTCCGCGCTGCGCGCTCGATGGCGGAGCGTGCTCGACGACGGCCCCTCCCTGAGCGCGAAGGAGTCCGCCTTTCGCCGATACGTCATCACCGATGTGCTCGACGATCTCAGGGATGCGACGGATGCGCTGGAGCAGCAGGTCGAGGCCACCGTCCTGTTCGAGAGGATGGCGGAGCTCATGCTGTTGAGCGAAGGACGCTGGACGGCGACGGGCAAGTGGCTTCCGCGACGGCTTCGGAGCCTCAGTCGCGAGCGTGCCGACCTCCTGAGCACCCCTCTGCTCGCGCGGGACTACGCCGCCTTCGCCGCCCGGGTCGAGGACGAGCTCATCCGCGCGGGCGGCCGGGTGCAGAGCGGCTTCGTGCGCTGA
- the ispG gene encoding flavodoxin-dependent (E)-4-hydroxy-3-methylbut-2-enyl-diphosphate synthase, which produces MPAVNLGMPKIPEVLAPRRKSRQIKVGKVLVGGDAPVTVQSMTTTKTTDINATLQQIAELTASGCEIVRVAVPHQDDADALKIIAMKSQIPVIADIHFQPRYIYTAIDAGCGAVRVNPGNIREFDGNVGKIAEAAKAAGVSLRIGVNAGSLDRRILTKYGKATAEALVESAVWEASLFEEHDFHDFKISVKHNDPIVMVKAYRLLAERGDWPLHLGVTEAGPAFQGTIKSATAFGILLGEGIGDTIRVSLSAPPAEEVKVGHQILQSLNLRERKLEIVSCPSCGRAQVDVYTLAENVTEGLKDMTVPLRVAVMGCVVNGPGEAREADLGVASGNGKGQIFVKGEVIKTVPEADIVATLIEEANRIAADMGPEAPLGTAQVVTV; this is translated from the coding sequence GTGCCAGCAGTGAATCTTGGGATGCCGAAGATCCCCGAAGTCCTCGCCCCGCGCCGCAAGTCTCGCCAGATCAAGGTGGGCAAGGTGCTCGTGGGTGGTGACGCTCCCGTCACCGTGCAGTCCATGACGACGACGAAGACGACGGACATCAACGCGACCCTCCAGCAGATCGCCGAGCTGACCGCGTCCGGATGCGAGATCGTCCGTGTCGCCGTCCCTCATCAGGACGACGCCGACGCGTTGAAGATCATCGCCATGAAGAGCCAGATCCCGGTGATCGCCGACATCCACTTCCAGCCGCGCTACATCTACACCGCCATCGATGCGGGATGCGGCGCCGTGCGTGTGAACCCCGGGAACATCCGGGAGTTCGACGGCAACGTCGGCAAGATCGCGGAGGCGGCCAAGGCCGCGGGTGTCTCTCTGCGGATCGGTGTCAATGCCGGGTCGCTCGACCGGCGCATCCTCACCAAGTACGGCAAGGCGACGGCTGAGGCCCTCGTCGAGAGTGCCGTCTGGGAGGCGTCGCTGTTCGAGGAGCACGACTTCCACGATTTCAAGATCTCGGTCAAGCACAACGACCCGATCGTCATGGTGAAGGCCTACCGCCTGCTCGCCGAGCGGGGCGACTGGCCGCTGCACCTCGGTGTGACTGAGGCCGGTCCGGCGTTCCAGGGCACGATCAAGAGCGCCACGGCGTTCGGCATCCTGCTCGGTGAGGGCATCGGAGACACCATCCGCGTCTCACTGTCCGCACCGCCGGCCGAGGAGGTCAAGGTCGGTCACCAGATCCTGCAGTCGCTGAACCTGCGAGAGCGCAAGCTCGAGATCGTCTCGTGCCCCTCGTGCGGGCGCGCGCAGGTCGACGTGTACACGCTCGCCGAGAACGTGACCGAGGGTCTCAAAGACATGACGGTGCCGCTGCGCGTCGCCGTCATGGGATGCGTCGTGAACGGTCCCGGCGAGGCGCGGGAGGCTGACCTCGGGGTCGCCTCGGGCAACGGCAAGGGACAGATCTTCGTCAAGGGCGAGGTCATCAAGACCGTGCCGGAGGCCGACATCGTCGCGACGCTCATCGAAGAGGCGAACCGCATCGCGGCCGACATGGGGCCGGAAGCGCCTCTCGGCACCGCGCAGGTCGTCACGGTCTGA